A region from the Phycisphaerae bacterium genome encodes:
- a CDS encoding polysaccharide biosynthesis protein has translation MSTAPSNHSAATLPPLMVKYRMTLVVTAHAALFAAALLAAFLLAYNFRWTFNIYSVPHPWFTPMFLPLLAIALPIKLMVFWWMRQYQGTWRYVGLRDLYGVISASFISSFLLILAYLGVENLYDHFFGRLLIDHPRDVALRESSVFLSDWAATIVFVSAARVLVRFYYEDVQPVRGGEPRKRVLIVGAGDAGEALVRELRRMRPAGYECVGFLDDDVVRLHGRIHDVEVLGRTSMLGEICRAKQIDEVMIAEPEAGPRRMRGLVEQCEGIGVRFRTIPAVSEVITGRVQISQIRDVEITDLLGREPVQLDIERIGEILHDRVTLVTGAGGSIGSELCRQIAAFEPARLVLVEQAENNLFEIDRELRGAFPNLTIVPCVADITDERRVRSIFLRERPAAVFHAAAHKHVPMMELNVGEAIKNNIRGTMTVANAAVEAGVEKMVMISTDKAVNPTSIMGCSKRVAELYVQGLNARRATQFVTVRFGNVLGSSGSVVPIFREQIRAGGPVTVTHPDMVRFFMTIPEAAQLVLQAGTMGNGGEIYVLHMGDPVRIVDLARDMITLSGLRPGTDIEIVFAGRRPGEKLYEELSNVGEHIGDTAHPKIGIWKHRREDHEAVQRGIERLLSLADGSDEEAIRGTFKELVPEFQPDAEERRSHEATKPRSHEGTKVKIRRGASGEAPYGLSPE, from the coding sequence TTGAGCACCGCACCGTCCAACCACTCCGCCGCGACGCTTCCGCCGCTGATGGTGAAGTATCGCATGACGCTGGTCGTGACGGCGCACGCGGCGCTGTTCGCCGCCGCCCTTCTGGCCGCGTTTCTCCTGGCCTATAACTTCCGCTGGACGTTCAACATCTACAGCGTGCCACATCCGTGGTTCACTCCGATGTTCCTGCCGCTGCTGGCGATCGCCCTGCCCATCAAGCTGATGGTGTTCTGGTGGATGCGGCAGTACCAGGGCACGTGGCGCTACGTCGGCCTGCGCGACCTGTACGGCGTGATCAGCGCATCGTTTATCAGCTCGTTCCTGCTCATCCTGGCGTACTTGGGGGTCGAGAACCTCTACGACCATTTCTTCGGACGGCTGCTGATCGATCATCCGCGGGACGTAGCCTTGCGGGAATCGTCGGTGTTTCTGAGCGACTGGGCGGCGACGATCGTATTCGTATCGGCCGCGCGGGTGCTGGTGCGATTCTATTACGAGGACGTGCAGCCGGTGCGCGGGGGCGAGCCGCGGAAGCGGGTGCTGATCGTCGGCGCGGGAGATGCGGGCGAGGCGCTTGTGCGGGAACTGCGGCGGATGCGGCCGGCGGGCTACGAGTGCGTGGGATTCCTGGATGATGACGTGGTCCGGCTTCACGGCCGGATTCACGACGTGGAAGTTCTGGGGCGCACGTCGATGCTCGGAGAGATCTGCCGCGCCAAGCAGATCGACGAGGTGATGATCGCGGAGCCGGAAGCGGGTCCGCGGCGCATGCGCGGCCTGGTGGAGCAGTGCGAGGGCATCGGCGTACGGTTCCGCACGATCCCGGCCGTTTCGGAAGTCATCACGGGGCGCGTGCAGATCAGCCAGATTCGCGACGTGGAGATCACTGACCTGCTGGGGCGCGAGCCGGTGCAGCTCGATATCGAGCGGATCGGTGAGATTCTTCACGATCGCGTGACGCTGGTCACGGGCGCGGGCGGGAGCATCGGATCGGAGCTCTGCCGGCAGATCGCCGCATTCGAGCCCGCGCGTTTGGTTCTCGTGGAACAAGCGGAGAACAACCTGTTCGAGATTGACCGCGAATTGCGCGGAGCCTTCCCGAACCTGACCATCGTGCCGTGCGTTGCGGACATCACGGATGAGCGGCGGGTTCGCTCGATCTTTCTGCGCGAACGACCGGCCGCGGTGTTTCACGCGGCGGCGCACAAGCACGTGCCCATGATGGAGTTGAACGTCGGCGAGGCGATCAAGAACAACATCCGCGGGACGATGACGGTGGCCAACGCCGCGGTGGAGGCGGGCGTCGAAAAAATGGTGATGATCTCGACGGACAAGGCGGTGAACCCCACGAGCATCATGGGATGCTCGAAGCGGGTGGCGGAGTTGTACGTCCAAGGGCTCAACGCACGAAGAGCGACGCAGTTCGTAACGGTCCGCTTCGGCAACGTGCTGGGCAGCAGCGGGAGCGTCGTGCCCATTTTCCGGGAGCAGATTCGCGCGGGCGGTCCGGTGACGGTCACCCACCCGGACATGGTGCGTTTCTTCATGACGATTCCCGAAGCGGCGCAGCTCGTGCTCCAGGCCGGAACGATGGGTAACGGCGGGGAGATCTACGTGCTGCACATGGGTGATCCGGTGCGTATCGTCGATCTGGCACGGGATATGATCACGCTGAGCGGACTGCGGCCGGGGACCGATATCGAGATTGTCTTTGCCGGACGGCGGCCGGGCGAAAAGCTGTACGAAGAGCTGTCCAACGTCGGGGAGCACATCGGCGATACGGCCCATCCCAAGATCGGCATCTGGAAGCACCGCCGGGAGGACCATGAGGCCGTTCAGCGGGGGATCGAGCGGTTGCTGTCCCTGGCGGACGGTAGCGATGAGGAAGCGATCCGCGGGACATTCAAGGAGCTTGTTCCGGAGTTTCAGCCGGACGCCGAGGAGCGAAGAAGCCACGAAGCCACGAAGCCACGGAGCCACGAAGGCACGAAGGTGAAAATCAGAAGAGGTGCGTCAGGGGAGGCACCCTACGGGCTTTCGCCGGAATGA